Sequence from the Maribellus comscasis genome:
AATGGGAAATCATTATTTGCATCAGCCAAAGCACTTTCTTCTATTTTAAATTTATACATTCGATAACCTTCAGCAATGGAAACGTATAAACCATTTTCCATTTCTTTTTTAATAACCAGATGTTTCCCTGCATAATCAAAAGCCCCCATTACAGGTTCACCATCTGGAGTATACATTGGCCCCCACATGAAAGAATCACTTAACCTCTTATCTTTCTCATCAAATGTATTTACGAATTGTGGTATTCCTCTGGGACCACCAGTTCCCCATCCTCCTACACTTGTCTTAAACACCTCATTTATCGTTGAAAAATAAAATTGCTGCCATTTAAAACCAGTAGCATTTGTTTCATCAAATGGAACAGCAAAAATTATTTCTGGAGAATCTGAGTTTACGTTAAAAATATCCTTGAAATTGTCGTCCAAACTGTACATATTTGAAGCAATTATATCGTTTGTTTGTTCAATTACTTTTGTCCATTCTGCATTTCCTGTATATGTTTCAGCATTTAGATAAACATTTGCAAGTAACGCTTTGGCAGCCCATTTGTTGAATCGTCCGTAAGTACTTGAATCATTATTTTCATTAAGAAATGGAAGTGATTCTATGATCTCTGTTACAATAAACTGATATATCTCTGACCGATCTGTTTTTTCAGGTAGTTCTTTACCTGTTGTTTTTAGGAGCGGCACATCACCATATGTATCCAAAAGAAGCCAATAATAAAAAGCCCTTGCAACTCTCATTTCAGCCAATATTTCATCAGTATTTGATGATGCAAAAAGGTCTTGTTCTATCTTTTCAATCAGGTCATTTGCAAGTATAACACCTTTATATAATGCAGACCAAACTTCTATTATTTGATTTTGTTCTGTTCCCCAAGAGTGCAAATCAATCCTTCTAAACACTCCTCCATCATACCATCCTCCAGCTAAATTAGCTGGAACCGCAATATCATCAGCCGACCACTGAAGCATCATATAGCTACTATTGGGATGACAAATTAATCTCCATCGAAACGGTAAATAAACTGCCATACTCATTTCTGTAATATCCATACTTTTATAATCCAGATTTTCTTCTGTTACCGCAGAATAAACATTCTCGTCTAGAGAAATATCACATCCTTGATTTAATACCATTGTAACCAACAAAGCATATATTAATTTAATTGAAGCTTTCATAATTCTTAAATTAAAAATTAAAATTCTAGTGAAAGACCTAAAGTGTAAGTTCGTGTAGCTGGATATCTGTTATAAGGATCAGTGCCTGGATCAAGACCTTTAATACTTACTTCTGGATCAATTCCTTTATAC
This genomic interval carries:
- a CDS encoding RagB/SusD family nutrient uptake outer membrane protein, giving the protein MKASIKLIYALLVTMVLNQGCDISLDENVYSAVTEENLDYKSMDITEMSMAVYLPFRWRLICHPNSSYMMLQWSADDIAVPANLAGGWYDGGVFRRIDLHSWGTEQNQIIEVWSALYKGVILANDLIEKIEQDLFASSNTDEILAEMRVARAFYYWLLLDTYGDVPLLKTTGKELPEKTDRSEIYQFIVTEIIESLPFLNENNDSSTYGRFNKWAAKALLANVYLNAETYTGNAEWTKVIEQTNDIIASNMYSLDDNFKDIFNVNSDSPEIIFAVPFDETNATGFKWQQFYFSTINEVFKTSVGGWGTGGPRGIPQFVNTFDEKDKRLSDSFMWGPMYTPDGEPVMGAFDYAGKHLVIKKEMENGLYVSIAEGYRMYKFKIEESALADANNDFPFFRYAQVLMMKAEALLRTNNTDEAAELVTMVRQRSFDEPNDAVVTGNDLMQNSVYNYGYVENYEIVDPGNQDPVEYGRMFDELGWEFVWEGFRRRDMIRFGIFTEKSWLSHQPQGDYRTVFPIPKEAIDANPKLEQNPDYL